A genome region from Christensenella minuta includes the following:
- a CDS encoding FtsW/RodA/SpoVE family cell cycle protein — MIIKRFGAGIILAFMILFLLSGMFLLSFSGGAFNMETAVLGVIFAVFIIVQYNVLKGIFKHLERFSLLIADFLCIISIVILYRIDPEVAQKQLIWVLIGNVCMVIAMLVIKRSHDFGKLNWVFMILAVGMLGMTLIFASRVGGAKNWINIGPFSFQPSEFAKILFLIVTAYFLSSRDRKRDMWPYFVFTIACVGLLVLSRDLGAALLFAGTFLIVFYVGTGSIGITLGATAAFAGGAFLSYKVFDHVRTRVEVWQDPWATYNDKGYQIVQGLLAIASGGLLGTGLGLGMPEVIPVGTSDYIFAAIAEEFGIIVAIGIIALYLVFIVRGILIAMDARTKFDKLLVFGATAMLSLQSFIIIGGVIKLIPLTGITMPFVSSGGSSMLSAMMQLGIIEGVALKNGEYEEAELEEMGGGVA, encoded by the coding sequence ATGATAATTAAGAGATTCGGAGCGGGGATCATCCTCGCTTTCATGATATTGTTTTTATTGTCGGGAATGTTTCTGCTTTCGTTTTCGGGCGGTGCGTTCAACATGGAGACGGCGGTTCTCGGCGTTATTTTTGCCGTGTTTATTATCGTGCAATACAATGTATTGAAGGGCATCTTCAAGCATCTCGAACGGTTTTCGCTCCTGATCGCCGATTTTCTATGCATCATCAGCATCGTAATCTTGTACCGTATCGATCCGGAAGTAGCGCAGAAGCAGCTGATCTGGGTCCTGATCGGCAATGTGTGCATGGTAATCGCGATGCTGGTCATCAAGAGATCGCACGATTTTGGAAAACTGAACTGGGTGTTTATGATTCTTGCCGTCGGTATGCTTGGAATGACCCTGATTTTTGCAAGCAGGGTGGGCGGCGCTAAAAACTGGATCAATATCGGCCCGTTTTCCTTCCAGCCGAGTGAATTCGCAAAAATACTGTTTCTGATCGTGACCGCGTACTTCCTCTCCTCGCGGGACAGGAAACGCGACATGTGGCCGTATTTTGTTTTTACGATCGCGTGTGTAGGCCTGCTCGTTTTATCGCGTGATCTCGGCGCGGCGCTCCTTTTCGCGGGCACCTTCCTGATCGTGTTTTATGTGGGAACGGGCAGCATAGGGATTACGCTTGGCGCAACCGCGGCGTTCGCGGGCGGCGCGTTTCTTTCCTATAAGGTTTTCGACCATGTGAGGACGCGCGTAGAAGTGTGGCAGGACCCGTGGGCAACCTATAATGATAAGGGCTACCAGATCGTGCAGGGCCTGCTGGCGATTGCGAGCGGCGGGCTTCTTGGCACCGGCCTTGGACTCGGGATGCCGGAGGTGATTCCTGTGGGTACGTCCGACTATATTTTTGCGGCGATCGCCGAGGAATTCGGCATAATCGTTGCAATCGGCATTATCGCCCTGTACCTTGTGTTCATTGTCCGTGGTATTCTGATCGCGATGGATGCCCGTACGAAATTCGATAAGCTGCTCGTATTCGGTGCGACGGCAATGCTGTCGCTGCAAAGCTTTATTATTATCGGCGGCGTGATTAAGCTGATTCCGCTTACAGGTATCACGATGCCCTTCGTAAGCTCGGGCGGCAGCTCGATGCTGTCCGCCATGATGCAGCTTGGCATCATCGAGGGGGTGGCCCTCAAAAACGGCGAATACGAGGAAGCCGAACTGGAAGAGATGGGAGGCGGCGTGGCATGA
- the trpS gene encoding tryptophan--tRNA ligase: MDGKKTIFSGIQPSGILTLGNYLGAVKNWVALQDEYDCYYCVVDLHAITVRQDPATLRRRTLDTMAILIASGIDPKKNVLYMQSHVSAHAELAWLLNCFTYMGELSRMTQFKEKSAKAGDNINAGLFTYPVLMAADILLYQADLVPVGVDQKQHLELTRDIAIRFNNIYGGVFTVPEPYIPKAGAKIMSLQEPEKKMSKSDENENAFISLLDPPDAIARKLRRAVTDSDGEIRYAEEKPGVSNLLTIYSVLTGKTVAESEKDFAGQGYGVLKQGVTDAVVAALEPLQKRYQEVRGDKAFLESVMTENAEKAAYAARKTLSKVQRKIGLAPRKL; the protein is encoded by the coding sequence ATGGACGGAAAGAAAACGATCTTCAGCGGTATCCAGCCTTCGGGCATCCTGACGCTAGGGAACTATCTTGGAGCGGTAAAAAACTGGGTGGCGCTCCAGGACGAATATGATTGCTACTACTGTGTGGTGGACCTTCACGCGATCACCGTGCGGCAGGATCCGGCCACGCTTCGCCGGCGCACGCTGGACACCATGGCTATATTAATTGCTTCGGGAATCGACCCGAAAAAGAATGTGCTGTATATGCAGTCTCACGTAAGCGCCCACGCGGAGCTTGCGTGGCTTTTAAACTGCTTTACCTATATGGGTGAGCTTTCCCGCATGACGCAGTTCAAGGAAAAAAGCGCGAAAGCGGGGGATAATATCAATGCCGGACTGTTCACCTATCCGGTGCTGATGGCGGCCGATATTCTGCTCTATCAGGCGGACCTTGTACCTGTCGGGGTCGACCAGAAACAGCATCTTGAGCTCACGCGCGATATCGCCATTCGTTTCAACAATATTTATGGCGGCGTGTTTACGGTACCGGAACCATATATTCCCAAGGCGGGGGCAAAGATCATGAGCCTGCAGGAGCCGGAAAAGAAGATGTCTAAATCGGATGAGAACGAGAATGCGTTTATTTCGCTTCTCGACCCGCCTGACGCGATCGCGCGGAAGCTCCGGCGCGCGGTGACGGATTCGGATGGGGAGATTCGCTATGCGGAAGAAAAACCGGGCGTTTCCAACCTGCTGACCATTTATTCCGTGCTCACGGGAAAGACGGTCGCGGAGAGCGAAAAGGATTTCGCGGGGCAGGGCTACGGCGTGCTTAAGCAGGGTGTGACGGACGCTGTGGTTGCGGCGCTCGAGCCGTTGCAAAAGCGTTATCAGGAGGTGCGCGGCGATAAAGCGTTCCTTGAAAGCGTGATGACAGAAAATGCGGAAAAAGCCGCCTATGCGGCACGCAAGACGCTTTCTAAGGTGCAACGCAAGATCGGGCTCGCGCCCAGGAAGCTGTAA
- a CDS encoding phosphoglycerate kinase: MKKTIEDIDVQGKKVLVRVDFNVPLNENGEITDETRIRAALPTIQYLLDHGAKVILMSHLGRPKGEVKPEFSLAPVAKRLSEILNTKVIFAKDCIGKEAQDAVDSMEAGQVVLLENLRFHKEETANDPEFAKQLASLGDIFVLDAFGTAHRAHASTAGVADYLPAVAGFLIGKELSIMGKALEDPARPFIAILGGAKVSDKIGVIENLLGKVDGLIIGGGMANTFVKAQGYEMGKSLVDDERLGLARDLMDQAKKKGIKIMLPSDFVVAKEFKADAETQIVAAENIPADAMALDIGPSTRIIFANEIKSAKTVIWNGPMGVAEMPAFANGTKAIAEALADSSAITIIGGGDSAAAVKKLGYADKMSHISTGGGASLEFLEGKELPGVAALNDK, from the coding sequence ATGAAAAAGACGATTGAAGATATCGACGTCCAGGGCAAAAAGGTGCTCGTGCGCGTGGATTTTAACGTTCCGCTGAACGAAAATGGGGAAATTACGGACGAAACCCGGATTAGGGCGGCACTCCCGACTATCCAGTATCTTCTGGACCACGGCGCAAAGGTAATCCTGATGTCCCACCTCGGCCGGCCGAAGGGGGAGGTAAAGCCCGAGTTTTCGCTCGCGCCCGTTGCGAAACGGCTTAGCGAAATTTTGAACACCAAAGTGATCTTTGCAAAAGACTGCATCGGCAAAGAGGCGCAGGACGCAGTGGATTCCATGGAAGCGGGGCAGGTCGTGCTGCTTGAGAACCTGCGTTTCCATAAGGAGGAAACGGCAAACGATCCGGAGTTTGCAAAACAGCTGGCCAGCCTCGGCGATATTTTTGTGCTCGACGCATTCGGCACCGCGCACCGCGCGCATGCTTCTACGGCGGGCGTTGCGGATTACCTCCCGGCAGTCGCGGGCTTTTTGATCGGCAAGGAACTCTCCATCATGGGCAAGGCGCTTGAAGACCCGGCGCGTCCCTTTATCGCGATTCTCGGGGGCGCCAAAGTGTCGGACAAAATCGGCGTGATCGAAAACCTGCTCGGAAAGGTGGACGGGCTGATTATCGGCGGCGGCATGGCGAATACGTTTGTCAAGGCGCAGGGCTATGAAATGGGCAAATCCCTTGTGGATGACGAAAGGCTCGGCCTTGCGCGCGACCTGATGGACCAGGCAAAGAAAAAAGGCATCAAGATTATGCTCCCGTCTGATTTTGTCGTAGCCAAGGAGTTCAAGGCGGACGCGGAAACGCAGATCGTTGCGGCGGAAAACATCCCGGCGGATGCGATGGCGCTTGATATCGGACCGTCGACGCGGATCATCTTCGCCAACGAAATCAAGAGCGCGAAAACGGTTATCTGGAATGGGCCGATGGGCGTTGCGGAAATGCCCGCATTTGCGAACGGCACGAAAGCCATCGCAGAAGCGCTTGCGGATTCTTCGGCGATCACCATCATCGGCGGCGGCGACAGCGCTGCGGCTGTGAAAAAGCTCGGTTATGCGGACAAGATGTCTCACATCTCCACGGGCGGCGGCGCCTCTCTCGAATTCCTCGAAGGAAAAGAACTGCCGGGTGTAGCAGCCCTCAACGACAAATAA
- a CDS encoding FHA domain-containing protein, translating to MESAYEVAAYALRYWFIAAVLVILIAVIYISYKEYQQKKFVMTEISQFGGYMKIIGGPREFIGDRFGLRENNTIGSDSRCDIVLPDRTVKKNHAAIFQDGDDYYLEPAAKAPTKINGRRAVNAHKLKTGDSVSFGDVELRIYFKRTRIEHDN from the coding sequence ATGGAATCGGCTTATGAAGTTGCGGCATATGCCCTGCGGTATTGGTTTATTGCCGCGGTGCTCGTAATCCTCATTGCGGTAATTTATATTTCCTACAAAGAATACCAGCAGAAGAAATTTGTGATGACGGAGATCAGCCAGTTCGGCGGCTATATGAAGATTATCGGCGGGCCGCGCGAGTTTATAGGCGACCGTTTCGGCCTGCGCGAAAACAACACCATCGGCAGCGATTCGCGCTGCGATATCGTCCTGCCGGACAGGACGGTGAAAAAAAACCACGCAGCCATTTTCCAGGACGGGGACGATTATTACCTTGAGCCTGCGGCAAAAGCGCCCACCAAAATCAATGGGCGCAGGGCGGTCAACGCGCACAAGCTGAAAACGGGGGACTCGGTATCGTTTGGCGACGTGGAGCTGCGCATCTACTTTAAGAGGACGAGGATAGAGCATGATAATTAA
- a CDS encoding DUF5685 family protein, with amino-acid sequence MFGYVVPLTGELKVRELNVYRAYYCGLCKALKSEYRKTAVLNFDSVFLYLLADGLRVEAGGPQMERCVLHPVKKHPAIVTPAARYAADINILMAYYSAEDHVRDGRRSMRFARLFLKKAYAKAKERHENVVRVANETIAELVALERENSPNTDAAADSYARLLGTVMTDADVLQSHILYDLGYSLGRWIYLIDAAEDWKEDVKRGNYNVYACRYGCPDKAARERIEQSLYYTLAQAAEALSRLDLKRNRELLENIIYLGCREQTHAVLVDGRRLTAPVENKI; translated from the coding sequence ATGTTTGGATATGTCGTGCCTCTCACCGGAGAGCTGAAAGTGCGTGAGCTGAATGTGTACCGTGCGTACTACTGCGGACTGTGCAAAGCGCTGAAAAGCGAATACAGGAAGACGGCGGTGCTCAATTTCGACAGCGTTTTTTTATATCTGCTGGCGGACGGCCTGCGCGTGGAAGCGGGAGGGCCGCAGATGGAGCGGTGCGTGCTGCATCCGGTGAAAAAGCATCCGGCGATCGTTACGCCCGCCGCCCGTTATGCCGCTGATATCAATATCCTGATGGCATACTACAGCGCGGAAGACCATGTGCGCGACGGCAGGCGGAGCATGCGTTTTGCGCGGCTGTTCCTGAAGAAAGCATATGCGAAGGCAAAGGAACGGCATGAAAACGTGGTGCGCGTTGCGAATGAAACGATCGCGGAGCTGGTCGCGCTGGAACGCGAGAATTCCCCGAATACGGATGCCGCGGCGGATTCGTATGCGCGGCTTCTCGGGACGGTCATGACGGATGCGGACGTGCTGCAATCGCATATCCTGTACGACCTTGGCTACAGCCTCGGGCGCTGGATATACCTCATCGACGCGGCAGAGGACTGGAAAGAAGACGTAAAACGGGGGAATTATAACGTTTACGCCTGCAGGTACGGCTGCCCGGACAAGGCCGCGCGTGAGCGGATCGAACAGAGTTTATATTATACGCTGGCCCAGGCGGCGGAAGCGCTTTCCCGCCTGGACCTGAAACGGAACAGGGAATTATTGGAAAATATCATCTATCTGGGATGCAGGGAGCAGACGCATGCGGTTCTTGTAGACGGGCGCAGGCTCACCGCTCCGGTAGAAAATAAGATATAA
- the gpmI gene encoding 2,3-bisphosphoglycerate-independent phosphoglycerate mutase, with translation MAFTALIIMDGFGLTSQTEGNAIYAEGTPNIKKLMEKYPATQLGASGMSVGLPDGQMGNSEVGHLNIGAGRIVYQELTRITKSIADGDFFSKQEFMDAVKNVKENSSALHLIGLISDGGVHSHQEHLYALLRLAKENGIGDRTYVHCLMDGRDVPPDSGKGFIEQLEAKIEEIGAGKIATVMGRYYAMDRDNRWERVKLAYDAIVKGEGLDAPDAVLAMQDSYGRKEYDEFVKPTVITENGEPVAKLKANDSVIFFNFRPDRARELTRSITQEDFTGFEHEYFPTYFVSMTQYDKTFENIHVAYKPQVLQNTLGEYLAKQGKKQFRIAETEKYAHVTFFFNGGVEQPNEGEDRVLIPSPKVATYDLQPEMSAPEVCAKAVELIESQKYDVMILNFANCDMVGHTGIFEAAVKAVRAVDECVGKVVDAILKVGGEVLITADHGNAEIMVDPETGGPFTAHSTNPVPCILVSQRHQLDKLRTGGILADLAPTMLDLMGLPQPIEMEGKSLLEK, from the coding sequence ATGGCATTTACAGCATTAATTATTATGGACGGCTTCGGCCTTACGTCGCAGACGGAAGGGAACGCGATTTATGCGGAAGGGACGCCGAACATTAAAAAGCTGATGGAGAAATACCCCGCCACGCAGCTTGGCGCAAGCGGTATGTCCGTCGGCCTGCCTGACGGACAGATGGGAAATTCCGAGGTCGGGCACCTGAATATCGGCGCGGGCCGGATCGTTTACCAGGAGCTTACGCGGATCACGAAGTCCATCGCTGACGGCGATTTTTTCAGCAAGCAGGAATTCATGGACGCGGTCAAAAACGTAAAAGAAAATAGCAGCGCATTGCATCTTATCGGCCTCATTTCGGACGGCGGCGTGCATAGCCATCAGGAGCACCTGTACGCGCTCCTCAGGCTGGCAAAGGAGAACGGGATCGGCGACAGGACGTACGTGCACTGCCTGATGGACGGCCGCGACGTTCCACCGGACAGCGGCAAAGGCTTTATCGAGCAGCTTGAAGCGAAGATCGAGGAGATTGGCGCGGGTAAAATCGCAACGGTCATGGGACGTTATTACGCAATGGACAGGGACAACCGCTGGGAACGCGTGAAGCTTGCCTATGACGCAATCGTAAAAGGCGAGGGGCTCGACGCGCCGGATGCGGTCTTGGCGATGCAGGACTCCTACGGCAGGAAAGAATACGACGAATTTGTGAAACCCACGGTCATCACGGAAAACGGGGAACCGGTGGCGAAGCTCAAGGCGAACGATTCGGTGATCTTTTTCAATTTCAGGCCAGACAGGGCGCGGGAACTCACGCGGAGCATCACCCAGGAAGATTTTACAGGCTTTGAGCATGAATATTTCCCGACGTATTTTGTATCCATGACGCAGTATGATAAGACATTCGAGAACATCCATGTGGCATATAAGCCGCAGGTGCTCCAAAACACGCTAGGAGAATACTTGGCGAAACAGGGCAAGAAACAGTTCCGCATTGCGGAAACGGAGAAATATGCGCATGTTACCTTCTTTTTTAACGGCGGTGTGGAGCAGCCGAACGAAGGAGAGGATAGGGTGCTCATTCCATCCCCGAAGGTCGCGACCTACGACCTCCAGCCGGAGATGAGCGCGCCCGAGGTATGCGCAAAGGCGGTAGAACTGATTGAATCGCAGAAGTATGACGTGATGATCCTCAATTTTGCGAACTGCGATATGGTCGGCCATACGGGAATCTTCGAGGCGGCGGTGAAAGCCGTCCGTGCGGTGGACGAATGTGTGGGCAAGGTGGTGGACGCGATCCTCAAGGTGGGCGGCGAGGTGCTAATCACTGCGGATCACGGCAACGCGGAAATTATGGTCGATCCGGAGACGGGCGGACCCTTCACGGCGCACAGCACCAATCCGGTTCCCTGCATCCTGGTTTCGCAGAGACACCAGCTTGACAAGCTGAGGACGGGCGGTATCCTCGCGGACCTCGCGCCCACAATGCTTGACCTGATGGGACTTCCGCAACCTATAGAAATGGAAGGCAAAAGCCTGCTTGAAAAATAG
- the tpiA gene encoding triose-phosphate isomerase, translated as MRKPIIAGNWKMNKTAGEAVSLINELKPLVADAKADVVVCPPAADLAAAAQALKGSGIGLGAQNLDYHDAGAFTGEISADMLLDLGVQYVIIGHSERREYYAETDETVNLKVKKALEKGLTPIVCVGEKLEERESGVTAEVVRKQTKLALLGVAESDVRKVVIAYEPIWAIGTGKTATADDANDTIKEIRAAVKEVFGGAADEVRIQYGGSMNPKNASELMAMSDIDGGLIGGASLKAEDFSKVVNY; from the coding sequence ATGAGAAAACCGATTATTGCGGGAAACTGGAAAATGAACAAAACTGCGGGCGAAGCAGTCAGCCTGATTAACGAATTAAAGCCCCTCGTTGCGGATGCGAAAGCGGACGTAGTGGTATGCCCGCCTGCGGCGGATCTCGCGGCGGCGGCCCAGGCGTTGAAAGGCTCTGGAATCGGCCTCGGCGCGCAGAACCTCGATTATCACGATGCCGGCGCGTTCACGGGCGAGATTTCTGCGGATATGCTGCTTGACCTCGGCGTACAGTATGTTATCATCGGACATTCCGAACGCCGTGAATATTATGCCGAAACGGACGAGACCGTGAACCTGAAGGTCAAGAAAGCGCTCGAAAAGGGTCTTACTCCCATCGTATGCGTGGGAGAAAAGCTGGAAGAGCGTGAAAGCGGCGTGACGGCAGAAGTAGTGCGTAAGCAAACGAAACTCGCCCTCCTCGGCGTGGCGGAAAGCGACGTCCGCAAGGTGGTGATCGCGTACGAACCGATCTGGGCGATCGGCACGGGTAAAACGGCAACGGCGGACGATGCCAACGACACCATCAAAGAGATCCGCGCAGCGGTAAAAGAAGTGTTTGGCGGCGCGGCGGACGAGGTAAGAATACAGTATGGCGGCAGCATGAACCCCAAAAATGCGTCCGAGCTGATGGCGATGAGCGACATCGACGGCGGGCTCATCGGAGGCGCTTCGCTGAAGGCGGAAGATTTTTCCAAGGTGGTAAATTACTAA
- a CDS encoding J domain-containing protein, which translates to MNPYEVLGVSENATDEEIKAAYRRLVKKYHPDRFANDPEKQAAASEKLKQVNAAYEMITKIKQGNYTQAGSSPQFAAVRMAIQRGELANAEAMLNRMSGRTAEWHYLMGVILFRRGWYDGAAEHFNIAYQMEPGNAEYEQAMRTMTQATGMYMDFGDNEGSDGSRKMWGICSTCLCLGCVAGGMCCRPALCCYI; encoded by the coding sequence ATGAATCCATATGAAGTGCTCGGCGTGTCCGAGAACGCCACAGACGAAGAAATCAAGGCGGCATACCGCAGGCTGGTTAAGAAATACCATCCGGACCGCTTCGCGAACGACCCGGAAAAGCAAGCGGCCGCAAGCGAAAAGTTAAAGCAGGTCAACGCGGCATACGAGATGATTACCAAAATAAAGCAGGGGAATTATACCCAGGCCGGCAGTTCGCCGCAGTTTGCGGCTGTGCGCATGGCGATCCAGCGCGGCGAGCTTGCCAATGCGGAAGCAATGCTGAACCGCATGTCCGGGCGCACAGCGGAATGGCATTACCTGATGGGTGTGATTTTGTTCCGCCGCGGATGGTATGACGGCGCGGCGGAGCATTTTAATATCGCCTACCAAATGGAGCCGGGCAACGCGGAATACGAGCAGGCGATGCGTACGATGACGCAGGCGACGGGTATGTATATGGATTTTGGGGACAACGAAGGAAGCGACGGCTCAAGGAAGATGTGGGGCATTTGCTCGACGTGCCTGTGCCTCGGTTGCGTGGCGGGCGGAATGTGCTGCCGGCCGGCGTTGTGCTGTTACATCTAA
- the thrC gene encoding threonine synthase: MQVLSTRGKMNSIPATKAVLQGIAADGGLFVPESFPQIDLEEMKAYAAHEYDILAARVLQYFFDMDEAALAEITQQAYGTFDDSRVVPIKELTSVDYVMELTHGPTLAFKDMALQVLPRLIRKALDIHKQQENVLILTATSGDTGKAALEGFKDVPRTAIEVFYPADGVATMQKLQMVTQEGGNVAVCGVRGNFDDAQTGVKALFADNALKAFLKEAGYTFSSANSINFGRLIPQVAYYIYAYAKLAADGRIENGQEISFIVPTGNFGNILAGYYAKRMGLPVKKLVCASNGNNVLTDFFNKSVYDANRTFHKTMSPSMDILISSNLERLLFEVAGRDDVQVRAWMNALKQNGRYEIPAETQAGLRETFWADFCDETETAQTIKTVFETYGYLIDPHTAVARCVGEKYRRQTGDGAPAVVVSTANPYKFTQDVLRCVSGQDVPDAFEAARQLSQITGTQIPPQIAGLHEKPVLHPDCVERTGLKTAVEKFISRMGD, from the coding sequence ATGCAGGTTTTAAGCACGCGCGGAAAAATGAATTCCATCCCCGCTACAAAGGCGGTGCTCCAGGGGATCGCGGCGGACGGCGGGCTGTTTGTGCCCGAATCGTTCCCGCAGATCGACCTTGAAGAAATGAAAGCGTATGCGGCGCACGAATACGATATTCTTGCAGCGCGCGTATTGCAGTATTTCTTTGATATGGACGAGGCGGCCCTTGCGGAGATCACCCAGCAGGCATACGGGACGTTCGACGACTCGCGGGTCGTGCCCATAAAAGAACTCACCTCCGTAGATTATGTGATGGAGCTTACGCATGGACCGACGCTCGCATTTAAAGATATGGCGCTGCAAGTATTGCCGCGTCTTATCCGTAAAGCGCTCGACATCCATAAACAGCAGGAAAACGTGCTGATCCTGACCGCGACCTCGGGGGATACTGGCAAGGCTGCGCTCGAGGGCTTCAAGGACGTCCCGCGCACGGCGATCGAAGTGTTTTACCCGGCGGACGGCGTGGCGACGATGCAGAAGCTGCAGATGGTCACGCAGGAGGGCGGCAACGTCGCGGTGTGCGGCGTGCGGGGAAATTTTGACGACGCGCAAACGGGCGTAAAGGCACTGTTTGCGGACAATGCCCTGAAGGCGTTCCTGAAGGAAGCAGGCTATACATTCTCGTCTGCGAATTCGATCAATTTCGGCCGGTTGATCCCACAGGTGGCTTATTATATTTATGCCTATGCAAAGCTGGCGGCGGATGGAAGGATCGAGAACGGACAGGAGATCAGCTTTATCGTGCCTACGGGCAACTTTGGCAATATACTCGCGGGCTATTACGCAAAACGCATGGGCTTGCCCGTGAAAAAGCTGGTCTGCGCGTCCAACGGAAACAACGTGCTCACGGATTTCTTCAATAAAAGCGTGTATGACGCAAACAGGACCTTCCACAAGACGATGTCCCCCTCGATGGACATCCTGATCTCAAGCAATCTCGAGCGGCTGCTGTTCGAGGTCGCCGGACGTGACGACGTGCAGGTACGCGCATGGATGAACGCGCTGAAACAAAACGGCAGGTATGAGATCCCGGCCGAAACGCAGGCGGGCCTCCGGGAGACGTTCTGGGCGGATTTCTGCGACGAAACGGAAACGGCGCAAACGATTAAAACGGTCTTCGAGACCTACGGCTACCTCATTGATCCGCATACGGCGGTGGCGCGGTGCGTGGGCGAAAAATATAGGAGGCAGACGGGCGACGGTGCGCCCGCCGTCGTAGTTTCCACGGCAAATCCCTATAAATTTACGCAGGATGTGCTTCGCTGCGTATCCGGGCAGGACGTGCCGGATGCGTTTGAGGCGGCGCGCCAGCTGTCGCAGATCACGGGAACGCAGATCCCGCCGCAGATCGCCGGCCTGCACGAAAAACCGGTGCTGCATCCGGACTGCGTAGAGCGGACCGGGCTCAAAACGGCGGTGGAAAAATTTATCAGCCGGATGGGGGACTAA